The following proteins are co-located in the Sulfurospirillum deleyianum DSM 6946 genome:
- the greA gene encoding transcription elongation factor GreA: MNTKEPMTEYGYKKLTDELSDLKKRQRPETVIELDIARSHGDLKENAEYHAAKEKLAFIDSRIAELSDLVSRSQVIDPSTYEHDKVRFGSTITLENLETNEEVTYSIVGSTESNPDLGLISYHSPLSKQLMGRCVDEEVMIKLPVGTQEYAILNITYCEISFEVKSK, from the coding sequence ATGAATACTAAAGAACCGATGACTGAATATGGCTATAAAAAATTAACCGATGAACTGAGTGACTTAAAAAAAAGACAACGTCCAGAGACGGTGATAGAGCTTGATATCGCACGAAGCCACGGCGATTTAAAAGAGAATGCGGAATACCATGCGGCGAAAGAGAAATTGGCGTTTATTGATTCTCGTATTGCAGAACTCAGCGATTTGGTATCGCGCTCGCAAGTGATTGACCCTAGCACGTATGAGCATGACAAAGTGCGTTTTGGCTCAACCATTACGCTAGAGAATTTAGAAACCAATGAAGAGGTAACGTATAGTATTGTAGGCAGTACGGAGAGCAATCCTGATTTAGGGCTAATTTCGTATCATTCACCGCTTTCTAAACAGTTGATGGGGCGTTGTGTGGATGAGGAAGTGATGATTAAATTGCCCGTAGGAACGCAAGAGTATGCCATTTTAAACATTACGTATTGTGAAATTAGCTTTGAGGTAAAATCTAAATGA
- a CDS encoding hybrid sensor histidine kinase/response regulator yields the protein MEDIQEILEDFLVEAFELIEQLDQNLVELESNPDDLELLNSIFRVAHTIKGSSSFLNFDILTGLTHHMEDVLNKARHGELKLTHDVMDVVLESIDLMKSLLHAIRDHGNDTSIGIDITDICHRLDLISNGEEVRAPAAPVQMDPVETPMNEDNVDYSKLSDKEVEDEIERLLKMRKEEDRQRKQHSAKPAASTPTPVSSLLDEENEDEKEIPKASEPVKRAASNENNAPAKKDASSSMEQTIRVEVKRLDHLMNLIGELVLGKNRLLKIYDDVEERYEGEKFLEELNQVVSSISLVTTDLQIAVMKTRMLPIAKVFNKFPRMVRDLSRELGKQIELEISGEETELDKSIVEEIGDPLVHIIRNSCDHGIEDVESRRAKGKPDTGLIQLKAYNEGNNIVIEITDDGKGLDPDLLRSKAIEKGMITEREADGMSDKEAYALIFKPSLSTAKVVTNVSGRGVGMDVVKTNIEKLNGIIDVDSEVGHGTVIRLKIPLTLAIIQALLVGAQEEYYAIPLASVLETVRIPLDEIYTIEGKNVLRLRDEVLSLVRLSDIFGVKQVYEGGEHTYVVVIGLAESKLGIVVDTLVGQEEIVIKSLGDYLQGIEGIAGATIRGDGRVTLIVDVAALMNLAKGINVDIRASAETVVKTKSVPSDYVVLVVDDSAMDRNIMKKSMEPIGVKTIEASNGQEALNMIKSSEHSIDAVLIDIEMPRMDGYTLAGEIRKYSKYKNLPLIAVTSRTSKSDRLRGVESGMSEYITKPYSPEYLESVVRKNIKL from the coding sequence ATGGAAGATATTCAAGAAATTTTAGAAGATTTTTTGGTTGAAGCGTTCGAACTTATTGAACAACTTGATCAAAATTTGGTAGAGCTAGAGTCAAATCCTGATGATTTGGAACTGCTTAATAGCATTTTTAGGGTGGCACATACGATTAAAGGGTCATCATCGTTTTTAAATTTTGATATCCTTACAGGTCTTACACACCATATGGAAGATGTCTTAAATAAGGCACGTCATGGTGAACTTAAGCTCACACACGATGTTATGGATGTGGTTTTAGAGTCGATTGACTTAATGAAAAGCTTACTTCATGCGATTCGTGACCATGGCAATGATACTTCTATTGGTATTGATATCACGGATATTTGTCATCGTTTGGATTTAATTTCAAATGGAGAAGAAGTACGTGCACCAGCGGCACCTGTTCAGATGGATCCTGTGGAAACACCGATGAATGAGGATAATGTTGATTATTCAAAACTCAGCGATAAAGAGGTGGAAGACGAGATTGAGAGACTTCTTAAAATGCGTAAAGAAGAGGATCGTCAGCGCAAACAACACAGTGCAAAACCTGCTGCATCAACGCCAACACCTGTTTCTTCGCTTTTGGATGAAGAGAATGAGGATGAAAAAGAGATACCAAAAGCCTCTGAACCCGTTAAACGTGCTGCAAGTAATGAAAACAATGCCCCTGCGAAAAAAGATGCATCCAGTTCTATGGAACAAACGATTCGTGTTGAGGTCAAACGACTTGACCACTTGATGAATTTAATTGGGGAGTTGGTTTTAGGTAAAAATAGATTGCTTAAAATTTATGACGATGTGGAAGAGCGTTATGAGGGTGAGAAGTTTCTTGAAGAACTCAATCAAGTCGTCTCGTCTATTTCTTTGGTCACTACTGACTTACAAATTGCGGTGATGAAAACCAGAATGCTTCCGATTGCCAAAGTGTTCAATAAATTTCCACGCATGGTACGTGATCTTTCTCGTGAACTGGGTAAACAAATTGAGCTTGAAATTTCAGGTGAGGAAACAGAACTGGATAAATCCATTGTTGAAGAGATTGGTGATCCATTGGTACATATTATTCGAAACTCATGCGATCATGGTATCGAAGATGTCGAGAGCAGACGTGCAAAAGGTAAACCTGATACGGGACTCATTCAGCTTAAAGCGTACAATGAGGGCAATAATATTGTCATTGAAATTACCGATGATGGTAAAGGTTTAGATCCTGATTTACTCCGTTCAAAAGCGATTGAAAAAGGGATGATTACCGAGCGAGAAGCGGATGGTATGAGTGATAAAGAGGCGTATGCGCTTATCTTTAAACCTTCACTTTCTACGGCGAAAGTCGTGACCAACGTTTCAGGTCGTGGCGTGGGTATGGACGTTGTTAAGACCAATATTGAAAAACTCAATGGTATTATTGATGTGGATAGTGAGGTAGGTCATGGAACGGTGATTCGTTTGAAGATTCCATTAACCCTTGCCATTATTCAAGCTTTATTGGTTGGGGCGCAAGAAGAGTATTATGCGATTCCTTTAGCCTCTGTTTTAGAGACTGTGCGTATCCCACTCGATGAGATTTACACGATTGAGGGTAAAAATGTTTTAAGACTTCGAGATGAAGTGCTCTCTTTGGTTCGTCTCTCTGATATTTTTGGTGTTAAACAGGTCTATGAAGGTGGTGAACATACCTATGTCGTTGTCATAGGACTTGCCGAGTCAAAGCTAGGCATTGTGGTCGATACTTTAGTGGGTCAAGAGGAGATTGTTATTAAATCTCTAGGAGATTATTTGCAAGGGATTGAAGGCATTGCAGGAGCTACGATTCGAGGCGATGGTCGTGTGACATTGATTGTGGATGTTGCAGCATTGATGAATCTTGCTAAAGGGATTAATGTTGATATTCGTGCCAGTGCAGAAACAGTTGTTAAGACGAAGAGCGTCCCAAGTGATTATGTGGTCTTAGTGGTGGATGATAGTGCCATGGATAGAAACATTATGAAAAAATCAATGGAACCGATTGGGGTTAAAACCATTGAGGCAAGCAACGGTCAAGAAGCACTCAATATGATTAAATCCTCAGAACACAGTATTGATGCGGTGTTGATTGATATTGAAATGCCACGCATGGATGGGTACACACTTGCAGGTGAAATTCGTAAGTATTCAAAATATAAAAATCTTCCACTTATCGCGGTGACTTCTCGTACCTCAAAATCAGATAGACTCAGAGGTGTTGAATCAGGCATGAGTGAATATATCACGAAACCTTACTCTCCAGAATACCTTGAGAGTGTTGTTCGAAAAAATATTAAATTATAG
- a CDS encoding tRNA threonylcarbamoyladenosine dehydratase codes for MDDRFTRVRSVLNDDFEKLQNAHILLLGVGGVGSVCLDTLFRTGIGHITIVDDDVYDITNQNRQLGSEALGEVKVLHLASLYPNITPIHALITPEWVEHFDFSLYDVVIDAIDDIPAKIAIAHKVSEKLLSSSGSAKKIDPTRIQTASIWKTHGDALAKKMRYELKKSGFQGDFLTVFSDEEPLCKALGSLMCVTGAFGLTLASLAIRKIAGKI; via the coding sequence ATGGATGACCGCTTTACCAGAGTTCGCTCTGTTTTGAATGATGATTTTGAAAAACTCCAAAACGCTCACATTTTACTTTTAGGTGTCGGAGGTGTCGGAAGTGTCTGCTTGGATACACTCTTTCGCACAGGCATTGGGCACATCACTATCGTGGATGATGATGTGTATGACATCACCAATCAAAACCGCCAATTAGGCTCTGAAGCCCTAGGCGAAGTCAAAGTCTTACACCTTGCCTCACTTTATCCCAATATCACACCCATTCACGCACTCATTACGCCAGAATGGGTGGAACACTTTGATTTTTCACTTTACGATGTGGTGATTGATGCCATTGATGATATACCCGCCAAAATTGCCATTGCTCACAAAGTGAGTGAAAAACTTTTAAGCTCCAGTGGCAGTGCCAAAAAAATTGACCCCACCCGCATCCAAACCGCTTCGATTTGGAAAACCCATGGTGATGCGTTAGCGAAAAAAATGCGTTATGAGCTTAAAAAAAGTGGCTTTCAAGGAGATTTTCTCACCGTTTTCTCCGATGAGGAACCTTTGTGCAAAGCGCTAGGAAGCCTAATGTGCGTCACAGGAGCCTTTGGCTTGACACTCGCTTCTCTTGCGATTCGAAAGATTGCGGGGAAAATATAG
- a CDS encoding chemotaxis protein CheW — protein sequence MNDKLNQIIQKQQKQIDEPYKKEDDVVQLVGFIIGQEEYAVPILSIQEIIKPIEYTRVPSVPDYILGVFNLRGSVIPLIDLRRKFKMDSVKPTEDTRYIVMKGHDNTAGFVIDRLTEAIRIKSSRIGPPPETIHAEKGLVYGIGMREESILTILKVEALLKRDF from the coding sequence ATGAATGATAAATTAAATCAAATTATCCAAAAACAACAAAAACAGATTGATGAGCCTTATAAAAAAGAGGATGATGTTGTTCAACTCGTTGGATTTATAATTGGTCAAGAAGAGTACGCAGTGCCTATTTTGAGTATTCAAGAGATTATTAAACCGATTGAATATACCAGAGTTCCGAGTGTGCCTGATTATATTTTAGGTGTCTTTAATCTTCGAGGAAGTGTCATTCCTTTGATTGATTTGCGCCGTAAATTTAAAATGGACTCCGTTAAGCCAACAGAGGATACACGCTATATTGTGATGAAAGGGCATGATAATACCGCTGGATTTGTGATTGATAGACTCACCGAGGCGATTCGTATTAAAAGCAGTCGTATTGGACCACCACCTGAGACGATTCATGCGGAAAAAGGATTAGTTTATGGTATTGGTATGCGAGAGGAAAGTATTTTGACGATTTTAAAGGTTGAAGCGCTTTTAAAACGTGATTTTTAA
- a CDS encoding UDP-2,3-diacylglucosamine diphosphatase gives MPTLCVGLKRALESPSLRMSPNLVIREGAHFIADAHDSSQRSFFFEYLLHVKKDPPPQLFLMGDMFDLLVGEVRHGVKQYAHYIALLEEIAQSCEVYYFEGNHDFCLSKLFNHVKVIPLSQQPLTCKLPSGQSCLLLHGDKYGNDWLNRLYTALIRNPLMLRFLNGCDGLSHGAISKAIEKSQTQKNLCKRIPHFTTLIQRKLSFYPKAEVIAEGHYHQNHAFMVSGVHYINFSSFACNQSYFSVQSSLETPFAPMQLRSCPSQ, from the coding sequence ATGCCAACCTTATGTGTGGGTTTGAAGAGAGCGCTGGAATCCCCATCATTGCGTATGTCCCCTAATCTTGTCATTCGTGAAGGAGCGCATTTTATCGCCGATGCGCACGATAGCTCTCAGCGCTCCTTTTTCTTTGAATACCTTTTACATGTAAAGAAAGATCCTCCACCCCAACTCTTTTTAATGGGCGATATGTTTGATCTATTGGTTGGTGAAGTGCGTCATGGCGTCAAGCAATACGCCCACTATATTGCCCTCTTAGAAGAGATTGCACAGAGCTGTGAGGTGTACTATTTTGAGGGCAATCATGACTTTTGTCTCTCAAAACTCTTTAACCATGTAAAGGTGATACCTCTTTCTCAACAACCTCTTACATGTAAACTTCCTAGCGGACAAAGCTGTTTGTTACTGCATGGTGATAAATACGGTAACGATTGGCTCAACCGTCTCTACACGGCTTTGATTCGAAATCCTCTGATGTTGCGTTTTTTAAATGGCTGTGATGGGTTAAGTCATGGAGCCATTTCAAAGGCGATTGAAAAATCCCAAACTCAAAAGAACTTATGCAAACGTATTCCTCATTTTACAACGCTCATACAACGCAAGCTCTCTTTCTACCCTAAAGCGGAGGTGATCGCAGAAGGTCATTACCATCAGAATCACGCTTTTATGGTATCTGGTGTGCATTATATAAATTTTTCATCTTTTGCGTGCAATCAAAGCTACTTTAGTGTACAATCCTCACTAGAGACACCATTTGCACCCATGCAATTGAGGTCATGTCCAAGTCAATAA
- the lpxB gene encoding lipid-A-disaccharide synthase yields MKLLISALEPSANLHLEPILNGIEGCEIYGVFDERFGNPVMPSKAFSIMGFLDALPKIRKAKKAIKIMARMSFFVDKVILIDSPAFNLPLAKAIKTINPNVPIIYYILPKVWAWKPKRVKAMQRYCDVLASIFPFEDQFYTKSTYVGNPLLDEIPLFKLQCDTSGVVAFLPGSRKSEIKTLFPIYKEVAAKLVDKEKILVIPPHFDYREIAEIYGDIHDFKICRNTYEAFAKSEFAFICSGTATLEAALVGVPFVLAYRAKAIDFWIAKHFVKLRHVGLANILFDFAHKSALHEELLQEEVSVEGLLHAYKNVDKEAFLIQAKELRGMLKHGATEAMISIIKA; encoded by the coding sequence GTGAAATTATTGATTTCTGCGCTTGAACCCTCCGCCAATCTCCATTTAGAGCCTATTTTAAATGGAATAGAGGGGTGCGAAATTTATGGCGTTTTTGATGAACGTTTTGGTAACCCCGTGATGCCTTCAAAAGCATTTTCCATTATGGGTTTTCTAGACGCATTGCCTAAAATTCGTAAGGCTAAAAAAGCGATAAAAATTATGGCTCGGATGAGTTTTTTCGTGGATAAAGTTATTTTAATTGATTCACCTGCGTTTAATTTGCCTTTAGCCAAAGCGATTAAAACAATTAATCCCAATGTGCCAATTATTTATTATATCTTGCCCAAAGTGTGGGCGTGGAAACCCAAACGTGTTAAAGCGATGCAGCGTTATTGCGATGTTTTAGCCTCCATTTTTCCTTTTGAAGATCAGTTTTACACCAAATCGACTTATGTGGGCAATCCTCTTTTAGATGAGATTCCACTCTTTAAACTTCAATGTGACACGAGTGGCGTGGTTGCCTTTTTACCAGGAAGTCGTAAAAGTGAGATTAAAACGCTCTTTCCCATTTATAAAGAGGTGGCAGCTAAGTTGGTAGATAAGGAGAAGATTTTGGTGATTCCCCCTCATTTTGATTATCGAGAGATTGCTGAAATTTACGGGGATATTCACGATTTTAAAATCTGTAGAAATACTTATGAGGCATTTGCCAAAAGCGAGTTTGCCTTTATTTGTTCGGGCACAGCAACCCTTGAAGCCGCACTGGTTGGTGTGCCATTTGTATTGGCTTACAGGGCTAAAGCGATTGATTTTTGGATTGCGAAACATTTTGTGAAATTGAGGCATGTGGGCTTAGCCAATATTTTATTTGATTTTGCCCATAAATCTGCTTTGCATGAAGAGCTTTTGCAAGAAGAGGTGAGTGTTGAGGGTTTGCTTCACGCTTATAAAAATGTCGATAAAGAGGCATTTTTAATACAGGCAAAGGAGCTTCGAGGCATGTTAAAGCACGGTGCCACAGAGGCAATGATAAGTATTATTAAGGCATAA
- the serB gene encoding phosphoserine phosphatase SerB produces the protein MKLCVFDFDSTLMDGETIDFLAKEHGVEKEVCAITEAAMRGELDFFESLTTRVGLLKGMNARKAEEICAHLPLMNGACDAIAGLKANGYTVIVFSGGFRIGTTPAKAILGFDADFANILHVRDNHLSGLVGGDMMFGFSKGDMLRRVQNLLHVTEENTMAVGDGANDLSMFEHASKKVAFCAKPILKSAANIVIDEKDMRNLLEFI, from the coding sequence ATGAAATTGTGTGTGTTTGATTTTGATTCAACCCTCATGGATGGTGAAACGATAGATTTTTTAGCAAAAGAGCATGGGGTAGAAAAAGAGGTCTGTGCGATTACGGAAGCAGCGATGCGTGGAGAGCTTGATTTCTTTGAGAGTTTAACGACCCGTGTCGGACTTTTAAAAGGGATGAATGCGAGAAAAGCCGAAGAGATTTGTGCTCATTTACCTTTAATGAATGGCGCATGTGATGCGATTGCAGGACTCAAAGCCAATGGGTATACCGTGATAGTCTTTAGTGGAGGATTTCGTATAGGCACAACGCCTGCCAAAGCGATTTTAGGCTTTGATGCGGACTTTGCGAATATTTTACATGTAAGAGACAATCACTTAAGCGGGCTTGTGGGTGGCGATATGATGTTTGGATTTTCCAAGGGTGACATGTTAAGAAGGGTGCAAAATCTTTTACATGTAACAGAGGAAAATACAATGGCGGTGGGTGATGGAGCCAATGATTTGTCGATGTTTGAACATGCGAGTAAAAAAGTGGCATTTTGTGCCAAACCTATTTTGAAGAGTGCCGCAAATATTGTAATTGATGAGAAAGATATGCGCAATCTTCTTGAATTTATTTAG
- the argC gene encoding N-acetyl-gamma-glutamyl-phosphate reductase: MRVAIIGASGYTGLELIKMLISHPHFEITYIATTEGGVKASALHPSLVGVFEQEVLKADAKEVAKHADLAFLALPHQAAMGFAKELLELHVKVVDLSADYRLELEAYEKHYCEHQDKEHLQEAVYGLPEIHKEKIKAARLIANPGCYPTASLLAVLPFLSYLKKDAPIFLDAKSGVSGAGKKLSQTSHFVTINENIFAYNPLKHRHEPEIAEKIAQASGHAYEVNFIPHLLPVSRGMLVSAYLQTSEVIDAKAVLQSFYKEARFVRVRENPVDIKSVAGTNFCDLFVTQKGTSLFVSSAIDNLLRGASSQAVVNANLMCGFEESAGIPIIAYVP; the protein is encoded by the coding sequence ATGAGAGTCGCGATTATTGGGGCGAGTGGGTATACAGGCTTAGAGCTGATTAAAATGCTCATTTCTCATCCACATTTTGAGATTACCTATATTGCCACCACAGAGGGTGGCGTTAAGGCGAGTGCATTGCATCCAAGTTTGGTGGGTGTCTTTGAACAAGAGGTGCTTAAAGCCGATGCTAAAGAGGTAGCAAAACATGCGGATTTGGCATTTTTAGCCCTTCCTCATCAAGCGGCGATGGGCTTTGCCAAAGAACTTTTAGAGTTACATGTAAAGGTAGTTGATCTCTCAGCGGATTATCGTTTAGAGCTTGAAGCCTATGAAAAACACTACTGTGAACATCAAGATAAAGAGCATCTTCAAGAGGCGGTCTATGGGCTTCCTGAGATTCATAAAGAGAAAATTAAAGCAGCTCGTTTGATTGCCAATCCCGGCTGTTACCCTACCGCTTCACTCTTAGCGGTTTTACCGTTTCTTTCGTATCTTAAAAAAGACGCACCCATTTTTCTTGATGCAAAAAGTGGGGTCTCGGGTGCGGGTAAAAAACTCTCTCAAACATCGCATTTTGTTACGATTAATGAGAATATTTTTGCTTACAATCCTCTCAAACACCGTCATGAGCCAGAGATTGCAGAAAAGATTGCTCAAGCGAGTGGACACGCTTACGAGGTCAATTTTATTCCCCATCTTTTGCCTGTGAGTCGAGGGATGTTGGTGAGTGCGTATTTGCAAACGAGTGAAGTGATTGATGCTAAAGCCGTCCTTCAATCTTTTTACAAAGAGGCTCGTTTTGTGAGAGTAAGAGAAAATCCTGTGGATATTAAGTCGGTGGCAGGAACGAACTTTTGTGATTTGTTTGTGACCCAAAAAGGGACATCACTTTTTGTCTCTTCAGCGATCGACAATCTTTTAAGAGGCGCTTCTTCTCAAGCAGTGGTGAATGCCAACCTTATGTGTGGGTTTGAAGAGAGCGCTGGAATCCCCATCATTGCGTATGTCCCCTAA
- a CDS encoding methylenetetrahydrofolate reductase encodes MLESFIEKLKHDSLLTLETTPIHEPTFEPIIEKIAQLGLDKKVDGFSTTDNPLARLKYNALFGALKLQNRFHKPVIATMSMRDRNKLALQSDLLGANENDLRTILCLTGDPASASDQPALKGVFEGNSTLLMDIIQCFNAGIDYSGKPFKTQPKPIYPFAVCNAHANTPRHLMKKMATKMSHGAVGIITQPVYSMENATMLVELLKEAKKEIGKETHEAELILGFFPIIKLRTAQFLSAHVPGVHVPTLWMEKLAHAKKISEAEEHKVGFELSLQTFRMLKKVHPKIHMMSANNFELIADLLAD; translated from the coding sequence ATGTTAGAATCTTTTATTGAAAAACTCAAACATGATAGCCTCTTAACGCTAGAGACAACACCCATTCATGAGCCTACATTTGAGCCTATTATTGAGAAAATTGCACAGCTTGGGTTGGATAAAAAAGTGGATGGTTTTAGCACCACCGATAACCCCTTAGCCCGTTTGAAATACAACGCACTTTTTGGTGCTTTAAAACTGCAAAATCGTTTTCATAAACCGGTTATTGCAACCATGAGCATGCGTGATCGCAACAAATTAGCCCTTCAATCAGACCTTTTAGGCGCTAATGAAAACGACCTTCGCACCATTTTATGCCTTACAGGTGATCCAGCAAGTGCGAGTGATCAACCTGCTCTTAAAGGTGTTTTTGAGGGAAATAGCACCCTTTTAATGGATATTATTCAATGCTTTAATGCAGGGATTGATTATTCAGGCAAACCTTTTAAAACACAACCAAAACCCATTTATCCCTTTGCGGTTTGTAACGCTCACGCCAACACACCTCGTCATTTAATGAAAAAAATGGCAACAAAAATGAGTCATGGAGCCGTAGGCATTATCACCCAGCCTGTCTACAGTATGGAAAATGCTACCATGCTTGTAGAACTCTTAAAAGAGGCGAAAAAAGAGATAGGAAAAGAGACGCATGAGGCCGAGCTTATTTTAGGATTTTTCCCGATTATCAAGCTACGTACTGCTCAATTTTTGAGCGCGCACGTTCCAGGAGTGCATGTTCCCACACTTTGGATGGAAAAACTAGCCCATGCGAAAAAAATCAGTGAAGCAGAAGAACATAAAGTCGGTTTTGAACTTTCACTCCAAACATTTCGTATGCTGAAAAAAGTTCACCCTAAAATTCATATGATGAGTGCGAATAACTTTGAGTTAATTGCAGATTTATTAGCAGATTAA
- the surE gene encoding 5'/3'-nucleotidase SurE, with translation MKRILITNDDGFESAGLHALARALRPLGHVTIVAPSSEKSACGHSLTLTRPLRFISLEDDFFKLDDGTPTDCIYLSLNALFEGSNKPDLIVSGINKGSNLGEDITYSGTASAAMEGALHGIPSIAISQVYVGGPQNIELTHGYDLAEKTVHDLAKKILEGTFPLSERRFLNINIPPLTPDECKGYKITRAGYRMYGNDAHLHRNPRGEEYYWLGVHTLEWRKSEKKDCDLSAIEAGYVSITPIQLDMTAHDELETLNHWIEHG, from the coding sequence ATGAAACGCATTTTAATTACGAATGATGATGGTTTTGAAAGTGCAGGGCTTCACGCACTTGCTCGTGCGCTTCGTCCTTTAGGGCATGTGACTATTGTCGCTCCAAGTTCTGAAAAATCTGCCTGCGGACACTCCCTTACCCTGACCCGTCCGCTTCGTTTTATCTCTCTTGAAGATGACTTTTTTAAACTCGATGATGGCACACCCACGGATTGTATCTACCTCTCATTGAACGCTCTTTTTGAAGGTTCAAACAAACCCGACCTCATTGTAAGTGGCATCAATAAAGGCTCCAATTTAGGCGAGGACATTACGTACAGCGGAACAGCCAGTGCGGCTATGGAAGGCGCTTTGCACGGTATTCCCTCGATTGCGATTTCACAAGTCTATGTGGGAGGGCCTCAAAACATTGAACTCACCCATGGGTATGATTTGGCGGAGAAAACGGTGCATGATTTAGCGAAAAAAATCTTAGAAGGCACATTTCCTCTAAGTGAGCGTCGCTTTTTAAATATCAATATTCCGCCACTCACGCCTGATGAATGTAAAGGGTATAAAATTACCCGTGCGGGGTATCGTATGTATGGCAATGATGCGCACTTGCATCGAAATCCTAGAGGCGAGGAGTATTATTGGCTAGGTGTGCACACGTTAGAGTGGAGAAAGAGTGAAAAAAAGGACTGTGACCTCAGTGCCATTGAAGCGGGATATGTCTCTATTACACCGATTCAGCTCGATATGACTGCGCATGATGAATTAGAAACGTTAAACCACTGGATAGAACATGGATGA
- a CDS encoding chemotaxis protein — MAKESILKVGSNEMELVDFRIFKKEENGVYEGIYGVNVAKVREIIKIPNLTELPGVPDYIEGIFDLRGIVIPVVNLAKWMNIKEPDDGSIKPRIIITEFSDILIGFVVHEAKRIRRISWKDIEPASFVAGMGSLDKSQITGVTRIENDEVLLILDLESVVQSLGIYQPKIDVEDDQIQKIDGTALILDDSMTARKLVSDALRKMGMRVVEAKDGMEGLERLNELYANYHEDLTDVVKIIISDVEMPQMDGFHFAANVKEDPRFKNIPIVFNSSISDHFSEIRGKEAGGEAYLTKFDAGIFYKEVSKVIKAHVKTAQ; from the coding sequence ATGGCGAAAGAAAGTATTTTAAAAGTAGGCTCTAATGAGATGGAGCTGGTTGACTTCCGTATTTTTAAAAAGGAAGAAAACGGGGTATATGAGGGAATTTATGGTGTGAATGTCGCCAAAGTGCGCGAAATCATCAAAATCCCTAATCTTACAGAACTTCCAGGTGTTCCTGATTATATTGAGGGAATTTTTGATTTGCGTGGGATTGTGATTCCTGTGGTCAATCTTGCCAAATGGATGAACATCAAAGAGCCTGATGATGGGTCGATTAAACCACGTATTATTATTACCGAATTTAGCGATATTTTAATTGGTTTTGTTGTTCATGAGGCGAAACGTATTCGTCGTATTAGTTGGAAAGATATCGAACCAGCATCGTTTGTCGCAGGGATGGGCTCACTGGATAAGAGTCAGATTACGGGTGTGACACGGATTGAAAACGATGAGGTTTTGTTGATTTTAGACCTTGAAAGCGTTGTACAATCTTTGGGTATTTACCAGCCAAAAATTGATGTGGAAGATGATCAAATTCAAAAAATTGATGGTACAGCGTTGATTTTGGATGACAGTATGACCGCTCGAAAACTGGTCAGTGATGCACTTCGTAAAATGGGTATGCGTGTGGTCGAGGCAAAAGACGGCATGGAAGGCTTAGAGAGACTAAATGAGTTATACGCAAACTATCATGAGGATTTAACCGATGTGGTTAAAATTATCATTAGTGATGTGGAAATGCCTCAAATGGATGGGTTTCACTTTGCTGCCAATGTCAAAGAAGACCCAAGGTTTAAAAATATTCCGATTGTTTTTAACTCATCTATTAGCGATCATTTTAGTGAGATTAGAGGCAAAGAGGCGGGCGGTGAAGCCTATTTAACCAAGTTTGATGCGGGTATCTTCTATAAAGAAGTCTCAAAAGTCATCAAAGCACATGTGAAAACAGCACAATAG